From Streptomyces durmitorensis, a single genomic window includes:
- a CDS encoding alpha/beta hydrolase family protein, with protein sequence MTQPETAPAQQEPAGELPLLVTAQLPDGARFPVRGLRGSGATSHPAPAVLILPAMGTPARYYRAFARQLHAEGLTALTVDMRGQGESTPRVTDADAVDHGYRTIVEQDLVAVIEAIRTELGPEPALYLLGHSMGGQLGLVHAALGIGPGVDGVALVASGSVWFRAYGPLRGPLLLIGELFAAAASTLLGRWPGVRFGFGGNQTKGVIRDWARQGRTGRYSSPGSPHDYEAALRTLGLPVLAVSVDGDTWAPAPALDHLVGKVPGARVTRVQYSTQEAGGRLDHFAWTRAGGALAKKVAAWAVAGGS encoded by the coding sequence ATGACTCAGCCGGAAACCGCGCCCGCCCAGCAGGAGCCAGCAGGCGAGCTGCCGCTGCTCGTCACCGCTCAACTCCCGGACGGGGCGCGGTTTCCCGTCCGCGGCCTGCGCGGGAGCGGGGCCACGTCCCACCCCGCGCCGGCCGTCCTGATCCTGCCCGCCATGGGCACCCCGGCCCGCTACTACCGCGCGTTCGCACGCCAGTTGCACGCCGAGGGGCTCACCGCCCTGACCGTGGACATGCGGGGGCAGGGGGAGAGCACCCCGCGGGTCACGGACGCGGACGCCGTCGACCACGGCTACCGCACGATCGTCGAGCAGGACCTCGTGGCGGTCATCGAGGCGATACGGACCGAACTGGGCCCGGAGCCCGCCCTGTACCTCCTCGGTCACAGCATGGGCGGCCAACTGGGGCTCGTGCACGCCGCGTTGGGGATCGGCCCCGGAGTCGACGGAGTCGCCCTCGTCGCCTCGGGCTCCGTCTGGTTCCGCGCGTACGGTCCCCTGCGCGGGCCCCTGCTGCTGATCGGCGAGCTGTTCGCCGCGGCGGCGTCGACCCTGCTCGGCCGGTGGCCAGGGGTCAGGTTCGGCTTCGGCGGCAACCAGACCAAGGGGGTCATTCGCGACTGGGCACGCCAGGGGCGCACGGGCCGCTACTCGTCCCCGGGCTCCCCGCACGACTACGAGGCGGCCCTGCGCACCCTCGGCCTGCCCGTCCTCGCGGTCTCCGTGGACGGCGACACCTGGGCCCCCGCACCCGCTCTCGACCACCTCGTCGGCAAGGTGCCGGGCGCCCGCGTCACGCGCGTCCAGTACTCCACCCAGGAGGCGGGCGGCCGTCTGGACCACTTCGCGTGGACCCGGGCGGGCGGGGCGCTCGCCAAGAAGGTGGCGGCGTGGGCGGTCGCGGGCGGAAGCTGA
- a CDS encoding AraC family transcriptional regulator, whose protein sequence is METVSREFVRAAPRLDGMVVSAVGYRTAGENPGFHRGLPSPYLTLIFSLDGPVVTGESPEQAGGPDASRTDIVVGGLHQSPAYVVRPEHEAGIQLAVHPLAARALFGVPAAELADDLVTSGADVMGRRAADVRELLCEQGGWEERFASLSAYLRQRVAAEDTAGSVRPEVAEAWAWLARHRGVGTLRGLSRHVALSERRLTTLFRAETGLSPKQAGRLMRFQRARGAVARSVAAGVAPDLARVAADCGYYDHSHLVRDFRQYTGVSPSGWLAEECRNIQAGSYGGGEE, encoded by the coding sequence ATGGAGACCGTCTCCCGGGAGTTCGTGCGGGCCGCTCCGCGGCTCGACGGCATGGTGGTGTCCGCCGTCGGCTACCGCACGGCGGGGGAGAACCCCGGATTCCACCGCGGCCTGCCGTCCCCGTATCTGACGCTGATCTTCTCGCTGGACGGCCCCGTCGTCACCGGCGAGAGCCCCGAGCAGGCGGGCGGCCCCGACGCGTCCCGCACCGACATCGTCGTCGGCGGCCTGCACCAGTCCCCGGCGTACGTGGTGCGGCCCGAGCACGAGGCGGGCATCCAGCTCGCCGTGCACCCGCTCGCCGCCCGCGCCCTGTTCGGTGTACCGGCGGCCGAACTGGCCGACGACCTGGTGACGTCCGGCGCCGACGTGATGGGGCGCCGCGCCGCCGACGTACGGGAGCTGCTGTGCGAGCAGGGCGGCTGGGAGGAGCGATTCGCCTCCCTGTCCGCCTACTTGAGGCAGCGCGTGGCCGCCGAGGACACCGCCGGATCCGTACGCCCGGAGGTCGCGGAGGCCTGGGCCTGGCTGGCCCGGCACCGGGGCGTGGGCACCCTGCGCGGTCTCTCCCGGCACGTCGCGCTCAGCGAACGCCGCCTCACCACGCTCTTCCGCGCGGAGACGGGCCTGAGCCCCAAGCAGGCGGGACGCCTGATGCGCTTCCAGCGCGCCCGCGGCGCCGTCGCACGCTCGGTGGCGGCCGGCGTCGCTCCCGATCTGGCCCGCGTCGCCGCCGACTGCGGCTACTACGACCACTCCCACCTGGTGCGGGACTTCCGGCAGTACACCGGGGTGAGCCCCAGCGGCTGGCTGGCCGAAGAGTGCCGGAATATCCAAGCCGGGAGCTATGGCGGGGGCGAAGAGTAG
- a CDS encoding MMPL family transporter produces the protein MRPNLAARLGVWSAHHRKTAILGWLLFVVLATTIGGASGMVTASDDEMEVGDAGRAATILKDAGVEEPAGELVMVSSRTADGWRGAASDLSKALKATGETREIQAPLPSDDGKDGLLRFEMKGKSDEAADRVQPVLDAVQKAKDEGAANGIAVYQFGDASSEKHLGDLLSDDLTRAEFTAVPLALGILLVAFGAVVAALLPVGLALTACIGAFGLLSLASHQLHLFETTYSVMFLMGLAVGVDYCLFYLRRERDERAAGHDAETALRIAAATSGRAVLVSGLTVMVAMAGMFLSGLLLFKGFAVATILVVCVAMLGSVTVLPALLSALGDRIDAGRIPFLNRKGKKGAHASGGIAGKLLRPVLAKPKFFAVGSAVLLLALAAPALGMKTEQLGLEKQFGSDAPLSVSFREITQEFPGGPAPARVVVKADDIGSKEMRAALAAVVRDAGKGAELTVHKDAGVAEIDVPLPGDGSDAKSKKALGELRDDVVPAAFDGLDAEAYVGGDLASSEDFSDQLSKGIVPVFAFIAAVTFLLMLFSFRSVVIAVTSIALNLLSVGAAYGVMTAVFQHGWGAELIGSEQVGAIENWMPLFVLVVLFGLSMDYHVFVVSRISEARSRGLDNRAAIREGITRTAGAVTGAAVIMVAVFGVFGTLSMQDMQQMGVGLGVAVLLDATVVRMVLLPSLMTLLGERNWRTPRGLSWLPRISHGEAPAAAGQPEPRPVPSATV, from the coding sequence ATGAGGCCAAACCTCGCGGCACGACTCGGCGTGTGGAGCGCACACCATCGCAAGACGGCCATCCTCGGTTGGCTGCTCTTCGTCGTGCTCGCCACGACCATCGGCGGGGCCTCGGGCATGGTCACCGCGTCCGACGACGAAATGGAGGTCGGCGACGCGGGCCGGGCCGCGACGATCCTCAAGGACGCGGGCGTCGAGGAGCCCGCGGGCGAGCTCGTCATGGTCAGTTCCAGGACGGCGGACGGCTGGCGGGGCGCGGCGAGCGACCTCTCCAAGGCCTTGAAGGCCACCGGCGAGACCCGGGAGATCCAGGCGCCGCTGCCCTCCGATGACGGCAAGGACGGACTGCTCCGCTTCGAGATGAAGGGCAAGTCCGACGAAGCTGCCGACCGCGTCCAGCCGGTGCTCGACGCGGTGCAGAAGGCCAAGGACGAGGGCGCCGCGAACGGCATCGCCGTCTACCAGTTCGGCGACGCCAGCTCCGAGAAGCACCTCGGCGACCTGCTCTCGGACGACCTCACCAGGGCCGAGTTCACCGCGGTGCCCCTCGCGCTCGGCATCCTCCTGGTCGCCTTCGGGGCCGTGGTCGCGGCGCTGCTCCCGGTCGGCCTCGCGCTGACCGCGTGCATCGGGGCCTTCGGCCTGCTCTCGCTCGCCAGCCACCAGCTGCACCTGTTCGAGACGACGTACTCGGTGATGTTCCTGATGGGGCTCGCGGTCGGCGTCGACTACTGCCTGTTCTACCTGCGGCGCGAGCGGGACGAGCGGGCGGCGGGGCATGACGCCGAGACGGCGCTGCGGATCGCGGCGGCCACCAGCGGGCGGGCCGTGCTGGTCTCGGGCCTCACGGTGATGGTCGCGATGGCGGGCATGTTCCTGTCCGGCCTGCTCCTCTTCAAGGGCTTCGCGGTCGCCACGATCCTGGTGGTGTGCGTGGCCATGCTGGGCTCGGTGACGGTGCTTCCCGCGCTGCTCTCCGCACTCGGCGACCGGATCGACGCCGGCCGCATCCCGTTCCTGAACCGCAAGGGCAAGAAGGGCGCGCACGCCAGCGGCGGCATCGCGGGCAAGCTCCTGCGGCCCGTCCTCGCCAAGCCGAAGTTCTTCGCCGTCGGCTCGGCGGTCCTGCTCCTGGCGCTCGCGGCGCCCGCGCTCGGCATGAAGACCGAACAGCTGGGCCTGGAGAAGCAGTTCGGCTCGGACGCCCCGCTGTCGGTCTCCTTCCGGGAGATCACCCAGGAGTTCCCGGGCGGCCCCGCGCCGGCCCGGGTCGTCGTCAAGGCCGACGACATCGGGTCCAAGGAGATGCGCGCCGCGCTGGCCGCCGTGGTGCGGGACGCGGGCAAGGGCGCCGAACTCACCGTCCACAAGGACGCGGGCGTGGCCGAGATCGACGTACCGCTGCCCGGTGACGGCAGTGACGCGAAGTCGAAGAAGGCGCTCGGCGAACTCAGGGACGACGTGGTCCCCGCGGCCTTCGACGGCCTGGACGCGGAGGCCTACGTCGGCGGAGACCTCGCCTCGTCCGAGGACTTCAGCGACCAGCTCAGCAAGGGCATCGTGCCGGTGTTCGCCTTCATCGCGGCGGTGACGTTCCTGCTCATGCTCTTCAGCTTCCGCTCGGTGGTGATCGCGGTGACGTCCATCGCCCTCAACCTCCTTTCGGTGGGCGCCGCCTACGGCGTGATGACCGCGGTCTTCCAGCACGGCTGGGGCGCGGAGCTGATCGGCTCGGAGCAGGTGGGTGCGATCGAGAACTGGATGCCGCTCTTCGTCCTCGTGGTGCTCTTCGGCCTGTCGATGGACTACCACGTCTTCGTGGTCTCGCGGATCAGCGAGGCGCGGAGTCGGGGCCTGGACAACCGCGCGGCGATCCGCGAGGGCATCACGCGGACCGCGGGCGCGGTGACGGGTGCGGCCGTGATCATGGTGGCGGTCTTCGGGGTCTTCGGCACCCTGTCCATGCAGGACATGCAGCAGATGGGCGTGGGCCTCGGCGTGGCGGTCCTGCTGGACGCGACGGTCGTACGGATGGTGCTGCTGCCGTCCCTGATGACGCTCCTTGGCGAGCGCAACTGGCGTACGCCGCGGGGGCTTTCGTGGCTTCCTCGCATCTCTCATGGCGAGGCGCCCGCAGCAGCGGGGCAGCCTGAGCCCCGGCCGGTTCCGTCGGCCACGGTGTAG
- a CDS encoding haloacid dehalogenase-like hydrolase, whose translation MAVKAKGKLAVLGTAGALTAAVLAGTALWPSTDATAADASAKTAKSSAKIATELAHWPEPVAKKLGKVIAKNEDKGAYAVFDADNTTYRNDLEESLLPFLEMKGVLTRKSMDPSLKIIPFKDTAKHKESLYSYYNRLCEVDDQVCYPWAAQIFSGFTLKELKGYVDELLAHDKPIPAEYYEDGKLTKTEVKTPEFFTGMQELHKSLRKHGIEVYVVSAASEDLVRMVLSDPKYGYDVKPENVIGVGLQLKDRKTGEVTSSRKEIAEGRFDEKKLAGRELTPNLWAPMTWFQGKPAAINTYIDEWKKPVLVAGDTPASDGPMLFHSADVEHGGARVWVNRKDDYMKQLDGMKKKNADRQRELGQKVTADKRWLTVVPDEIR comes from the coding sequence ATGGCAGTAAAGGCAAAGGGCAAGCTGGCCGTACTCGGCACGGCGGGCGCGCTCACCGCGGCCGTCCTCGCGGGGACGGCGCTGTGGCCCAGCACGGACGCGACGGCGGCGGACGCCTCAGCGAAGACCGCGAAGTCCTCGGCGAAGATCGCGACCGAGCTGGCGCACTGGCCCGAGCCGGTCGCGAAGAAGCTGGGCAAGGTCATCGCGAAGAACGAGGACAAGGGCGCGTACGCCGTCTTCGACGCGGACAACACGACCTACCGCAACGACCTGGAGGAGTCCCTCCTGCCCTTCCTGGAGATGAAGGGGGTGCTGACCCGCAAGTCGATGGACCCGTCGCTGAAGATCATCCCCTTCAAGGACACGGCGAAGCACAAGGAGAGCCTCTACAGCTACTACAACCGGCTCTGCGAGGTCGACGACCAGGTCTGCTACCCGTGGGCCGCGCAGATCTTCTCCGGCTTCACGCTGAAGGAGCTCAAGGGGTACGTCGACGAGCTCCTGGCCCACGACAAGCCCATCCCCGCCGAGTACTACGAGGACGGGAAGCTGACGAAGACCGAGGTCAAGACCCCCGAGTTCTTCACCGGCATGCAGGAGCTCCACAAGTCGCTGCGGAAGCACGGCATCGAGGTCTACGTCGTCAGCGCGGCCAGCGAGGACCTGGTGCGGATGGTCCTGTCCGACCCGAAGTACGGCTACGACGTGAAGCCCGAGAACGTCATCGGCGTCGGCCTGCAGCTCAAGGACCGCAAGACCGGCGAGGTCACCAGCTCCCGCAAGGAGATCGCGGAGGGCCGCTTCGACGAGAAGAAGCTCGCGGGGCGTGAGCTGACGCCGAACCTGTGGGCGCCGATGACCTGGTTCCAGGGCAAGCCCGCGGCCATCAACACGTACATCGACGAGTGGAAGAAGCCCGTCCTGGTGGCGGGCGACACCCCGGCGAGCGACGGCCCGATGCTGTTCCACTCCGCGGACGTGGAGCACGGCGGGGCGCGGGTCTGGGTCAACCGCAAGGACGACTACATGAAGCAGCTGGACGGCATGAAGAAGAAGAACGCCGACCGGCAGCGGGAGCTCGGCCAGAAGGTGACCGCCGACAAGCGGTGGCTGACGGTGGTCCCGGACGAGATCCGCTAG
- a CDS encoding winged helix-turn-helix domain-containing protein, giving the protein MANSRTFSASTASTATATPLTSPGRGRLRAVAPDEVVQITDFLPPGATWLPAPQHTLPTLPGQPPMIGYLVLVPAGQEPHAAAAEPEPLQPAAPAGQARGPASGGPVRIDTVQRAADVDGRQLDLTYLEFELLAHLVAHPHRVHTRDQLVTTVWGYGHVGDGRTVDVHIARLRRKLGADHRQTIQTVRRVGYKYAPPTTR; this is encoded by the coding sequence ATGGCGAACTCCCGTACCTTCTCGGCGTCCACCGCTTCCACTGCCACCGCCACGCCCCTGACCAGCCCCGGCCGGGGGCGGCTGCGGGCCGTCGCCCCGGACGAGGTGGTGCAGATCACCGACTTCCTGCCGCCGGGCGCGACCTGGCTGCCCGCGCCCCAGCACACGCTGCCCACGCTGCCGGGCCAGCCGCCGATGATCGGCTACCTGGTCCTCGTACCGGCCGGGCAGGAGCCCCACGCCGCCGCCGCCGAGCCCGAGCCGCTGCAGCCCGCCGCGCCCGCCGGTCAGGCGCGGGGGCCCGCTTCCGGCGGGCCTGTCCGGATCGACACCGTGCAGCGCGCGGCGGACGTCGACGGCCGCCAACTCGACCTCACGTACCTGGAGTTCGAGCTGCTCGCCCATCTCGTCGCCCACCCCCACCGGGTGCACACGCGCGACCAGTTGGTGACCACGGTGTGGGGGTACGGGCACGTGGGCGACGGGCGCACCGTCGACGTCCACATCGCGCGGCTGCGGCGCAAGCTCGGCGCCGACCACCGTCAGACGATCCAGACGGTGCGGCGCGTGGGCTACAAGTACGCACCGCCGACGACCCGCTGA
- a CDS encoding NAD-dependent epimerase/dehydratase family protein: MRLLMLGGTEFVGRAVVESALARGWEVTVFHRGRHEAPAGAVSLLGDRTAEGGLDALAASDGEWDVVVDTWSGAPRAVRESARLLSGRVGRYVYVSSVSVYQWPIAAGSDENHPLVEGDPGADAVAYAEDKRGGELAALAEFGAERTVLARAGLILGPYENIGRLPWWLNRVARGGPVLAPGPQELDLQYIDARDLAEWVLDAAFAGLHGPYNIVSPIAHTTTEELLKACVAVAGADDVELRWTDPSVISEHGIEPWMELPVWAPPGDMHDSMHRTSPQKAAAAGLRARPVAETVADTWAWLRSIGGVAPQRPDRPVVGLAPEKEAKALGL; encoded by the coding sequence ATGAGACTTCTGATGCTGGGTGGTACGGAGTTCGTGGGGCGGGCCGTCGTCGAGTCGGCCCTTGCGCGCGGCTGGGAGGTGACGGTCTTCCACCGCGGTCGCCATGAGGCGCCCGCGGGTGCGGTGTCGCTGCTCGGTGACCGTACGGCGGAGGGCGGCCTCGACGCGCTCGCTGCCTCCGACGGCGAGTGGGACGTCGTCGTCGACACCTGGTCGGGGGCGCCGCGGGCTGTGCGCGAGTCGGCGCGGCTGCTCTCGGGGCGGGTGGGGCGGTACGTGTACGTGTCGAGCGTCTCCGTGTACCAATGGCCGATCGCGGCGGGTTCCGACGAGAACCACCCTCTCGTCGAGGGTGATCCCGGCGCGGACGCGGTGGCGTACGCCGAGGACAAGCGGGGCGGGGAGCTCGCGGCGCTCGCGGAGTTCGGGGCCGAGCGCACGGTGCTCGCCCGTGCGGGGCTGATCCTCGGTCCGTACGAGAACATCGGGCGGCTTCCGTGGTGGCTGAATCGCGTCGCCCGCGGCGGTCCCGTACTGGCCCCGGGGCCACAGGAGTTGGACCTCCAGTACATCGACGCGCGGGACCTCGCGGAGTGGGTTCTCGACGCGGCCTTCGCGGGTCTGCACGGCCCGTACAACATCGTCTCCCCCATCGCGCACACGACGACGGAAGAGCTACTGAAGGCGTGCGTGGCCGTGGCCGGCGCGGACGACGTGGAGCTGCGGTGGACCGACCCCTCGGTGATCTCCGAGCACGGCATCGAGCCGTGGATGGAGCTGCCGGTGTGGGCCCCGCCGGGCGACATGCACGACTCCATGCACCGCACGTCGCCACAGAAGGCGGCGGCCGCGGGGCTCCGTGCGCGGCCGGTCGCGGAGACGGTCGCGGACACATGGGCCTGGCTCCGGTCGATCGGCGGAGTGGCCCCGCAGCGCCCCGACCGCCCGGTGGTGGGCCTGGCCCCGGAGAAGGAAGCGAAGGCGCTGGGGCTTTAG
- a CDS encoding VOC family protein — translation MNTTEKQQQSPPASAGRAPAVWPTLQAHDAPALIDFLVGTVGFLRTAVYEDGDRVAHAELDWPEGGAIMLGSYDEKSEAWCLKPGTFGAYVVTDHVDDLYRRLTVAGVEIIREIEDQPYGSREFAIADPEGNKWSFGTYRGAPRPDKST, via the coding sequence ATGAACACCACCGAGAAGCAGCAGCAGTCCCCTCCCGCCTCCGCCGGGCGCGCCCCCGCCGTCTGGCCCACGCTCCAGGCCCATGACGCCCCGGCCCTGATCGACTTCCTGGTCGGCACGGTCGGCTTCCTGCGCACCGCCGTCTACGAGGACGGCGACCGCGTGGCGCACGCCGAGCTCGACTGGCCCGAGGGCGGCGCGATCATGCTCGGCTCGTACGACGAGAAGTCCGAGGCCTGGTGCCTGAAGCCGGGCACGTTCGGGGCGTACGTCGTCACCGACCATGTGGACGACCTCTACCGGCGGCTCACCGTCGCCGGGGTCGAGATCATCCGTGAGATCGAGGACCAGCCGTACGGCAGCAGGGAGTTCGCGATCGCCGACCCCGAGGGCAACAAGTGGTCCTTCGGCACCTATCGCGGGGCGCCCAGGCCCGACAAATCGACCTGA
- a CDS encoding DUF2252 domain-containing protein → MTTPDERARQGKAARKRASRSSHGAWIPSADRADPVAVLERQGAGRVQELLPIRYSRMAASPFSFLRGAAAVMAGDLAVQWNTGLTVQLCGDAHLLNFGLYASPERALLFDLNDFDETCPGPFEWDVKRLAASIAVASRDNGHPERGGREACLAAVAAYRTSMRRLARLGELAVWYERTDAQALLPLIRSTRHRKRVASTLDRARRRTSLQALGKLTEEVEGAAGGRRIIHDPPLIQPAGPTELAAVRKIFGDYRSTLSEERRLLLDRYHFVDAARKVVGVGSVGTRCFIVLLAGRDADDPLFLQIKEAVRSVLEEHLPAGPYVHPGHRVVAGQRLLQAASDIFLGWMTGPQGRAFYWRQLRDMKGSADVEAMSAAELRSYAGLCGTALARAHARSGDRIAIAAYLGASDTFDRALADFALRYAAQNAQDHAALTDAIASGLVNAAGPDAAGGVRA, encoded by the coding sequence ATGACCACTCCGGACGAGCGTGCCCGGCAGGGCAAGGCTGCCCGCAAGCGCGCCTCCCGCTCCTCGCACGGGGCCTGGATACCCTCCGCCGACCGCGCCGACCCGGTGGCCGTCCTGGAGCGGCAGGGCGCGGGCCGCGTACAGGAGCTGCTGCCCATCCGGTACTCCCGCATGGCCGCGTCCCCGTTCTCCTTCCTGCGGGGCGCCGCCGCCGTCATGGCGGGGGACCTCGCCGTCCAGTGGAACACCGGGCTCACCGTCCAACTCTGCGGCGACGCGCACCTGTTGAACTTCGGCCTGTACGCATCACCGGAACGCGCCCTGCTCTTCGACCTCAACGACTTCGACGAGACCTGCCCCGGCCCCTTCGAGTGGGACGTCAAACGCCTGGCCGCGAGCATCGCCGTCGCATCCCGCGACAACGGCCACCCGGAGCGCGGAGGACGCGAGGCGTGCCTCGCTGCGGTGGCGGCGTACCGCACGTCGATGCGGCGTCTGGCGAGGCTCGGCGAACTGGCGGTCTGGTACGAACGGACCGACGCACAGGCCCTGTTGCCCCTCATCCGCTCCACCCGCCACCGCAAGCGCGTGGCGAGCACCCTGGACCGGGCCCGCCGCCGCACGAGTCTCCAGGCGCTCGGCAAACTGACGGAAGAGGTCGAGGGAGCGGCGGGAGGGCGCCGCATCATCCACGACCCGCCACTCATTCAACCGGCCGGCCCCACCGAACTCGCGGCCGTGCGCAAGATCTTCGGCGACTACCGCTCCACGCTCTCCGAGGAGCGCCGGCTCCTCCTCGACCGCTACCACTTCGTGGACGCGGCGCGGAAAGTGGTGGGCGTGGGCAGCGTCGGCACCCGCTGCTTCATCGTGCTCCTCGCCGGGCGCGACGCCGACGACCCGCTCTTCCTGCAGATCAAGGAGGCGGTCCGCTCGGTCCTGGAGGAGCACCTCCCCGCGGGTCCGTACGTCCACCCCGGGCACCGCGTGGTCGCGGGCCAGCGCCTCCTCCAGGCGGCGAGCGACATCTTCCTCGGCTGGATGACGGGCCCCCAGGGCCGCGCCTTCTACTGGCGTCAGCTGCGCGACATGAAGGGCTCGGCGGACGTCGAGGCCATGTCCGCAGCGGAGCTGCGCTCCTACGCCGGGCTCTGCGGCACGGCCCTGGCCCGCGCCCACGCACGCTCCGGCGACCGCATCGCCATAGCCGCCTACTTGGGCGCGTCCGACACGTTCGACCGCGCCCTTGCGGACTTCGCGCTGCGCTACGCCGCACAGAACGCCCAGGACCACGCGGCCCTGACCGACGCCATCGCCTCGGGCCTGGTGAACGCCGCAGGCCCGGACGCCGCCGGCGGCGTCCGGGCCTGA
- the glnII gene encoding glutamine synthetase, whose protein sequence is MTFKAEYIWIDGTEPTAKLRSKTKIMADGAELPNWGFDGSSTNQAKGHASDRVLKPVFTCPDPIRGGDDVLVLCEVLNTDMTPHETNTRAALAELEDRFASQEPIFGIEQEYTFFEGDRPLGFPVGGFPAAQGGYYCGVGADEIFGRDVVEAHLENCLKAGLGISGINAEVMPGQWEFQVGPLAPLEVSDQLWIARWLLYRTAEDFKVSATLDPKPVKGDWNGAGAHTNFSTKAMREGYAPIITACESLGEGSKPLDHVKNYGAGIDDRLTGLHETAPWDEYKYGVSDRGASVRIPWQVEVEQKGYIEDRRPNANVDPYVVTRLLVDTCCTALEKAGQV, encoded by the coding sequence GTGACCTTCAAGGCTGAGTACATCTGGATCGACGGCACCGAGCCGACCGCCAAGCTCCGTTCGAAGACGAAGATCATGGCGGACGGCGCGGAGCTCCCCAACTGGGGCTTCGACGGATCCAGCACCAACCAGGCCAAGGGTCACGCCTCCGACCGTGTACTCAAGCCGGTCTTCACCTGCCCCGACCCGATCCGCGGCGGCGACGACGTACTCGTGCTGTGCGAGGTCCTCAACACGGACATGACGCCGCACGAGACCAACACCCGTGCCGCGCTCGCCGAGCTCGAGGACCGTTTCGCCTCGCAGGAGCCGATCTTCGGCATCGAGCAGGAGTACACCTTCTTCGAGGGCGACCGCCCGCTCGGCTTCCCCGTCGGCGGCTTCCCGGCCGCGCAGGGCGGCTACTACTGCGGCGTCGGCGCGGACGAGATCTTCGGCCGTGACGTCGTCGAGGCGCACCTGGAGAACTGCCTCAAGGCGGGCCTCGGGATCTCCGGCATCAACGCCGAGGTCATGCCGGGCCAGTGGGAGTTCCAGGTCGGCCCGCTCGCGCCCCTGGAGGTCTCCGACCAGCTGTGGATCGCCCGTTGGCTGCTCTACCGCACCGCCGAGGACTTCAAGGTGTCGGCCACCCTCGACCCGAAGCCGGTGAAGGGCGACTGGAACGGCGCGGGCGCGCACACGAACTTCTCGACGAAGGCGATGCGCGAGGGCTACGCGCCGATCATCACCGCCTGCGAGTCCCTCGGCGAGGGCTCGAAGCCGCTCGACCACGTCAAGAACTACGGCGCCGGGATCGACGACCGCCTGACCGGTCTGCACGAGACCGCCCCGTGGGACGAGTACAAGTACGGCGTCTCCGACCGCGGCGCCTCGGTCCGCATCCCGTGGCAGGTCGAGGTGGAGCAGAAGGGCTACATCGAGGACCGCCGCCCGAACGCGAACGTCGACCCGTACGTCGTGACGCGGCTGCTCGTCGACACGTGCTGCACCGCCCTGGAGAAGGCCGGCCAGGTCTGA
- a CDS encoding arsenate reductase family protein, with protein sequence MEIWINPACSKCRGALTLLDAEGADYTVRRYLDDVPTEDEIRAVLERLGLEPWDITRTQEDAAKELNLKDREAWPRDASGRDRWITALSEHPKLIQRPIITADDGTAVVGRTEEAVRDALSR encoded by the coding sequence ATGGAGATCTGGATCAATCCCGCCTGTTCGAAGTGCCGCGGCGCACTCACGCTGCTCGACGCGGAGGGTGCCGACTACACCGTCCGGCGCTACCTCGACGACGTGCCCACCGAGGACGAGATCCGCGCCGTCCTTGAGCGGCTCGGCCTGGAGCCGTGGGACATCACGCGCACCCAGGAGGACGCCGCCAAGGAGCTGAACCTGAAGGACCGCGAGGCCTGGCCGCGCGACGCCTCGGGCCGCGACCGCTGGATCACGGCGCTCTCCGAGCACCCCAAGCTCATCCAGCGCCCCATCATCACCGCCGACGACGGCACCGCCGTGGTGGGGCGCACGGAGGAGGCGGTACGGGACGCGCTGTCCCGGTAG